A region of the Labeo rohita strain BAU-BD-2019 chromosome 5, IGBB_LRoh.1.0, whole genome shotgun sequence genome:
AAATAATGCTGAACTAAACAACAGAAAAATGTACTGATGCATCATCCTTCCTGATCAAATAAAACTCAAATGGTTGTGGTTGTTGAAATTAGGAAATCGAAGGGAGTGAAATTTCAGCCCCATCAACGCTGTGTAGCTCCTGCCTGGGTGCTAACACAATCAAACTTTACATGTTTCATTTAAAGACTTTGGCCCTATCTGCCTTCCATAATATGGCTACTCAAGCTGGCCATTTTGACATATTTCTGTCACACAATGAATCAATAAAGTGCTTATTTACATTGTGTCTGTGCTTAGTTTGTTATAATAAGAAGATTTGCGAGCATGTACACAACCaatcaaaaggtttttttaagattttcagtgttttttaaagaagtctcttctgctcaccaggcctgcatttatttgatccaaaatacagcaacagCACTAATATCATGGggtttttttactatttaaaataactgctttctatttgaatatattttcaaatgtaatttattcctgtgatcaaagctaaattttcaacattactccagtcttcattgtcacatgattcttcagaaatcattctaatatgctgatttgctgatccaaagatcagcatttatctgaaataaaaagcgtttgtaacattatacattataccattcaaaagcctgaagtcagtattaattttttgggggggaaactTTGTCTGAACTTTctgaactgttttcaatttaataataataataataataataataataataataataaatgttttcagcaaatcagaatattagaatgatttctggaggatcatgtgaaaaattcagctttgaaatgacaggaataaattacattttaaaatatattcaattaaacagtaatatttaaatagtaaaaactttactgttttgctgtactttggatcaaataaatgcaagctcaGTAAGCAaaggagacttctttaaaaaacattactgttcaaaaagttttgactgCAGTGTAGATTGGCTACTTTGTTCAGCGCTGCATAAACTCCtggaacattttaaatggtatattttccattcacaaacaaatatttGCAAATAGTTTCCCATCCTGTCCCCTTGTTTAAATTTGAGGCAAACAGGTTTTACCAAACCCtttgtttgtgtaaaaaataaaagtttgtagatcacaaatttgatttaaaaagtttCAAGCTTGTTGGTTTCCACAGTCCATCCTCCGCCAGAGCCTCCTCCTGCACTGACTTCCTGTTTCCATCCCACATCCACTCCTTTGTCCACCTCCTAAGTCCCCTCCGTCCGTCCctccattttttgtttttctacagCGCGAGGTTATGCCTTCCGGGAGggctgtcacacccctggaatATTTGTATTGGTCTTTCCCTCATGTGTCCATATATGGTTTTCCTGTTCCTACCCTCATTATGGCATTATTAgttaaccttgtatcacctgtgtcttaattaagttcattgtaatcacctgtctttattAGCTGGTTTCAGTTTTTACCCATTTGgaatatattaaagacttttgatTTCATCGACCGTCATCTTTATGCTTATCTGTCACATGTAGTTGTGACATATAGcaccatgttttgtttttgtttgttttttttcttttctttttttttcattttgttcctTTGGTCACTTGACTTGATTAATGGCAAGCCACATGATTTCTGTCAAAGAGCCTGATGTGGCTCCAAAGCCTGGTTCCTGACTTCTGGGTTATATGATCAGTAACGTTAGTAGAGTAATATAGTAGGCCACTGATCTAACAAGAAATGCCAAAAGTGGGAACCATAAATAGAACATAATCTGATATGAATGTGAAACAGGACAGATTCAAATTACTAACACAATAGTAAGCATGTCTTGTAACTGGGAAGAGCCAGAAACTTGATACAAGTGAGAACAATATACTGCAGTCTACTGCAGTCAGATACTCCAGTCAGAAATAAGGTAAAGGTGCCCACAGGTGGTGATCATGCAGAAATGCAGGCAAACTCATAACACGTGCCTGCAGGCTATTCCTATCCAGCATTTCCTGGATTTACGTGTTTATGCATTGATTATTAAGCTTGTTGGCCTGTATTTCAGCCTTTTCAAAAGGCAGGCTACTGAAATTTCCCTCAGTGGACACCACATTAGTTAAAACTGTAGCATCTAATCTTGTTTTGaagttttgtattttgaatattacTAATTGTATgctttatacaaaaaaaatattaaaaactattaaaaataaaaagaatattcaaatattacaattttacaaattatCTCCAGTTTCTaccaggggcgtcgctagggctaatcattcggggctcgagccccgaaagtttttactccagccccgaatgttttttttgtttgtttgttttgttttgttttgttttttgtatggccctatgatttccacggaatttgtcaaagtttgaatgaatgaatcaaaagttggtcatcaaacttaaatcaagtcgcgatatggactagtatctgtaaatattatgccgcaaaagactatttaaatatgaatcctgcatgttctgcgtgtctttttatgaatgaacggcgcGGATGTGCGGTTTCGTTTCCTACATACGTAATACTGACGCgcgcagtgatttcagcgtctgcagtttcactaaatgaggacataaatacattaacaacatctccagaacatttgagtaaaacaagcgtcaaatatatacacagaaatttaaaggtattcacggcaacccgttaaagtaaaagttcggtttaactttattaatcgttcagtataatgtacgtgcctactactactactactactagtagtaattattaaaaatgtatacaaaaattTCACACAATagttcttccatgttttacattttaatagtaaatcccctttatctgccaaaaataaaatataattttcattaaaagatcagtattttataccttcatttgataaccagaaaaatacacacagaattccataaggctaataaataaaaaaaataaataaaagttgtttttatgcattgaaataaacagacatgctatatttggtaacaataaaacgtaaagtgagaaaaaataaaacatttcataggttcctaaacatgtaatttttcttaacttttgataaattgacggtaaattgtataagattcatggttttaattaactacacatgtttaattacattttgattaatgaaattaaatttaaccattaaaacaaagacCATAAAATTGAAAccagaaaacagaattttaataaaataaaatggaatttggggggAGGGGGGGAATAGGGCCCTCTTTTTGCATGCgactatatatttgttacagttataaatacattttcaaatgtattattttatttgtctaacatatttttgtaatgttataattttgtttgcagtgattactatttactactGTTAATAGTGggacaaggtctttaacccccCGGTTTAATGCACCCGGACCCACCTAGAAGaatccaggttcaaccacttgtgtctaacaaaatcttatgtgagcatgatgtgagctcccacccattaccactagcccctgatgttttggcaccagccccggatgttttaaaatcctagaaacgcccctggttTCTACACTAAGAAGTGGGAAGAGATCAGTCAACAAGGCCGATATTTACCAAAGTCTACCAGCAGAGGGCGACtttcaacaaaaaatattgCGGAGTTAACTAAATATAGCTTATGTGAAATTACTGCTTCAACACGTCTCTTGGTAACTACATACTCTCCATTCAAAGCGAGGGGGTGGGGGGTCAGCCATAACATAAAGCAAAttagaaatgtaacatttaatttcataaacAAAAGGTCTGatgttaatttgtttgttttgaaatatataactatataatatagTACCTTTCTATTCCAAACCgtaataatttgtatttctgTAAAGAAGAATGGTCATGCTTCTCCCAGCCATCATGAAAGTGGTTTTAAACTAGGGGCTTTCAGCttccaaaaatgtcaaatgagATTTATAGCATGAATCATGCATCAGCATATCAGCATGAAAGCATtataaaagtagtccatacaAGTCATGTACTGTATTCCAATTTTTCAAACTCATATGTAATGAGTTAAagcttaattaaaaattaagctttaatatatttacggaaggaaatttacaaaatgtcttcatggaacatgaccttacagtttttctcaattgctaaaATACTATAACCAATCTTTTGAacaaaaatttcaaaaccataatgccatttttcaaactgcacacccatttccctgagctataaacactattcccctgctttaacagatgagtcagatttggtgaactgttactgcaaaactctgcacacaaatccctacatttcttagtgcttacaccatgtggtcatttagaaagcactagcattcaatattgttcactcaagtctgcaaagtttgagcttaATCAGTACACGATTACTCAAGTGGAAACACaaggagtcaaaatttatcacacaccaatcagaaccttcgatggaaataaaaaaagggCCAAAGTGAGTTTACAGTTTGTTgcttttctcagatcagaaataaaattctcaaaactacttgttcaacctccacatcatctagtcacttgtgcacatcataaaatgtttaatttttttttaacaagttgatTTGCTttcatgcaactgatttgtctgcggttttcttacattatcagttcctattgtcatgttgttcaaaatgtattacatgaatatagttctctgtgctatagttttacccctcaaaacatcaggTCATTAGCTCATCGTGTAtgtctttgcagtaaatgctaaatttttgatctagttgtcataaactgtcaagcaaattctgcacatttctattagactttttgtaaatttgccatgaattgttcaaatgaatattgactttcactaatgtagagacaacagatcaaccaatgataaagcagttctctgaaatagctcaaaggtacatctcaacatctcatgaaccttcaattGGAAAGCATATacagacagaggacaacacaagagttacaaattctgacagtggactttctaatttatatttccgcctttgcccatatttcctttttcttttctatttcacaatgactttgtaatgtatttatattttcttttatttttttatgtagattttttttttttttttttgtcagaccactagtaaaagtttaactgtgaatcctatccggtctttttcaatcaatatcagTATGTGggtacagtaatatgcaatttcgaAGACGAAGAGTAGGaggagaaagaggaagaggaggagaagaaggaggaggacaaCGACAACAAcgtggaagagaaataggaagggcaagggcaagaaaacaagcagtattATATATTTCAGTTGATGTGTGCCAGGGTTGAGTCAGGCATGCAAGAGGATTTTACCCCCGCCGCCTGtccagggccaatttagtctgtgatgttgaggaggcctgtcccagaccaaagacaggatgctggggcagaataattatttttgttgttgtttgctgttttgttttgtgctgtactctacagtacaataaattaaggattaaaacacttgcaaatgcatacaattgttgtgttcatcatgtgattttttttttccaagcaacacttattaccagttttcgtagtattgttttgaattgatctcatcagtgtgttgtagtgtgtgtgtttttgagggtttgtgtgtcatgtctaagagcaaagtttgttttttcagcaagattgagttgttttgagtgaagagcttcattttgacctgaatacaGTAAGTTCagggaattgagttagaagttacggatttgtgtttagagtttcgcaaaagcgaggcataatttcaagaaatgtgtttaagcaattgagaaaaactgtaatattctaatgatttttactttatagtcctaataattttttgcataaaagaaaaatagatagttttgacccatacaatatatttttggctattgctgcaactatacccgtgctacctaagactggttttgtggtccagggtcacatttttgagATGAGAAAATCTCTACTGTCTCTACTATCAAAagtagatttaaaaagaaagtgtttactttttacttttaaatgtggATGGGGAACCACGATTGcaccaaatttaaaaaatcttttcaagATATCcctgaatatttattttgccattgcaaatgtaaatatccggctgaagtaaatttttcatcACTGTTTCTAGCATTCATTTAAACTTAGACAAATATGCTATTATTTACCATATTAGATTACTTATTTCACTAACtagcagaagacactaaccagttttaaattccagttgcgcagatggggaacgttgtaacactgcgttacaatgtGCCCTGTTATTAGAACCATATTCTATgacattatttacttttatgagttttaatgaaacaggtgaataaaacCTGACAGTCagtgtttaatgttcagaaataattatttcaagaaatgtaaagcattttggctcgtttatgtgtcttGTGTTCTGTGAGAGCTGTGTGTAAAGGTAAGGGAGTGTATctcagtgtttttctgaatgtctgaatgtgtttcttcaTCTATTTGCCCACGTCGTTTTAAACTATAGTTGTCCTGCAATCGGGGTCATCCCAAGTATGGTTGCAATGTGTTCattgtcaagctccaaaattagattctttttaattcttaaaattatttaaaattattattatgcaattattttattatattattatataatattattatattatttggaaaaagttaataattttattttactagatCAGATTATTAGATCtgatctaatatttttattagatcagataacattttaagctgtcatattgTCATGTTACAACTTGCCCCTTagatgttacaatgtaccccacttATGGGGCATGTTGTTACATTTCACCTCcattcttttgaggtaaataaagaaaaacttatatattgtaattatgaaacagagtgacatatttgtactagacaagtgtgaaattaatgtggataaaaaaaattatactctgaaccccacgttTATTTACACAACTGAGAAAgccaaaaagtgttaggttgtgccctgcGCTCCcccattttactttcactcAAGTAGTTGGCTAGGTTTAGTGGAGTCACTTTTTTTGACATAGTATCTGTACTTTAACATGAGCAAAATTCTGTACTTTTTACTTCGTGACGAAAAACAGCGTGTGTTGCTTTAAGAGAGGGCTGGGCGTGGCTTCGAGCGCAGTGACCTCAGCGAGGTAGAGTTTCTGTTCAGTTGCCTTACTAAAACACCTGTAGGCGCTCAATAGGGAGCTATCAATTACGTGAGTTTGCGGAAACAAAGCAAAGTTTGTTTCAGGCTGTGCTTTGACCTGAGCTGAAGAGAGCATCGGCAGGGCTGGAGTGCCGAATATGGGGCTTCTTGCGAGTCGGGATGTGTTTTCGTGGCTGCTGGTGGCCTCTGTTTTCCAGGTATCGACGGTGGCGCAGGCCAGTTACCTGTGCACTGCATACCTGAACATTTCCTACACAAACGCTGAAAACCAAACCATTGTTTTTCGAGAGGAGATGGGGCTGTATGGGCAAGACTCACCCAAAGCTTCTGTAGTGGGGAATGTGTATTTAGCCGATCCGATCTATGGCTGTGAAGATGACACCGTTTATCGCCGACAGAACGATTCCAGGGGCTGGATCGCTTTAATCCAGCGTGGAAACGGATGTACTTTCTCCGATAAAATTAACGTCGCGGCCAGGAAAGGAGCTATCGGTGCTATCATTTTCAACGACAATGGGGCAGAAAACCGGGTCATTCAGATGTCACACCCAGGTAGGTGACCCAACGAGCTTATAGGACGACAGACGAGGTGCTGAACATTTTCAGACGGAGTCCGGTATAGGTTTTAATATGTGCATATATGCAATAGTTCCTTTGTGTCTCATTATTCTGATCAATTATGGCCTCTATTAGTTAACAGTTGTACTCTAACCTGGGCGTTGTGTTGTGTAAGTTGTGTAAACTTGACGGCTGATAGGACCTCCTGTACACGGAAAGCACACACTCTGCTTTCGCTTGTGCAGGATATAAAAAGTAACTGGACCAGAACCGCATTTTAGAGCTGGTGCGAACTCGTTTTTAAAGCACTAACACACTCACTGAGCCCAAGGAGAAAAAACTCAATGCGTAATGACTTAATTTCCTGAATACTTTTCAGATGACTAGTAATAAACGTTTTTCATCACGTTATGTCATGTCATAAAACTAAAGGGTGTGTGTAGATGTGTTATTTCAGGTCATTTTCTGGTATAATTGATATGCTattgtagtttttgttaatattttgaattttcacttttttaattttagtaattttttttgtcgtttgttttaaaatatgactttctattttagtatataaaGTTGAACTAAATAGAAAAGAGAATTGCCTTGTCAGCTAGATGGTAGATTGCTTTATTATTCGTCATATGCTCATTTTTCCATCATTTGGAGTCTAAAATATAAGAAGTAAGAGCTCCCATccccttaaaaaaacatactgtttCGGACACAAGTGCGCGACACAAGCTAAATTTTctcataattaatttaaaatgtgttttatttgggTACGTGTTAGTAAACACGTTTAATGCTGCATGTTTGTTGACGTTTTGACTCCGTCTTTCCGTCTCAACCATCATGTTGCTAAGGGCTATGGTGTGTTGTGGTTTGCGCATGCGTGCTTGCTCATGTTTTCAGTATTGTctgatctgtgtgtgtttctagGCACAAGCATCGTAGCAGTTATGATTGGCCACTTACATGGGATAAACCTGGCCGAGCTGCTAGTTACGGGCGTGCCCGTTTCCATAGCAATAGAGGTTGGGAAGCAGCACGGTCCCTGGATGAGTCACTATTCGGTGTTTTTCGTCTCCATCTCCTTCTTCATCGTTACCGCGGCGACTGTTGGATACTTCATCTTCTACTCCGCGCGGAGATTGAACAGCCTCAGACAGCAGAACCGCACACAGGTACAGCACAAAAGACGCTAATTTGATGGGCTTTACACAACAATCCTGTTATTATATTGTGGTAACCACAGTTTCGCTCAGAATTATATTTATGGCTGTAATTACAATGCAATAAAACGGTATTAACTTGTTTATAGACAGTAGGCTACATCCTTATAGACAGAAACAATAAAACGAATAAATATCGATAAGAATGACTAGTA
Encoded here:
- the rnf128a gene encoding E3 ubiquitin-protein ligase RNF128a; amino-acid sequence: MGLLASRDVFSWLLVASVFQVSTVAQASYLCTAYLNISYTNAENQTIVFREEMGLYGQDSPKASVVGNVYLADPIYGCEDDTVYRRQNDSRGWIALIQRGNGCTFSDKINVAARKGAIGAIIFNDNGAENRVIQMSHPGTSIVAVMIGHLHGINLAELLVTGVPVSIAIEVGKQHGPWMSHYSVFFVSISFFIVTAATVGYFIFYSARRLNSLRQQNRTQKKLKAEAKKAIGQLQVRTLRHGDQETGPDADTCAVCIELYKPGDVLSVLTCNHLFHKSCIEPWLLEHRTCPMCKCDILKALGVEMDVEEQPQISVPDFRSFSTSEDLHSETVSHTHSETASSGYASMHGIEQLGAAEGLQNGVQEEPLDVSPHYDNLAFEGDVHGRNEVRT